The Bacteroidales bacterium nucleotide sequence TATTAAGCCAAGTCTCCTTGCCGGAATTGCCCTTTCCACCACATCAATGGCTGTAGTCTATGCCGTTATGCTGGAGTACGGCCTGAACAAGACTTCTTTCGGGAAAAGCGTGCTGGGAGCCTGCTTTGTAAACGACCTCGGAACCGTTATCGGACTGGGCCTCATTTTTGCCCCGTTCACGTATAAAACCCTTGTTTTTGTTGCCGCCCTCCTTGTTGCAATCTTTGTGGTTCCGCCGGTTACGAACTTTCTTATCAGAAAGTTTGCCTACAAGACAGCCGCTATACGAACCAAGTGGATAATATTTCTTCTTCTTGGATTTGCGGTGCTGGCCCTGTGGTCGGAAAGCGAACCCGTGCTGCCGGCTTATATTCTTGGAATGCTGCTGGCAAAAACTCTTGAAAAAGACCACTTGTTCATCCGCAGGCTGCGCACCATGACCATCGGCTTTCTCACACCCTTGTACTTTCTCCGGGCGGGAGCTTTTGTTTCTCTTCCGGCACTCGTCGTAGCACCAATACCTTTCCTGGTCCTTTTCTTTACAAAAGTAGGGTCAAAAATTGCCGGTTTATATCCGGTGATCAGAAGATTTAAAAAGCATAGAACCGAAAAATGGTATTATACCCTTCTTATGTCAACCGGTTTGACGTTTGGGACCATTTCAGCACTCTACGGATTGTCGCATGGAATCATCACCCAGGAACAGTATTCCTACCTTGTTGGGGTTGTGATTGCCAGCGCTGTTATTCCTACCCTGATTGCCAACCGGTATTTCCTGCCAAAACATTTGCTGGAGAAACCTGTTCTGGATGATCAGGTGCCGGAGCCTGAAGATGTTCATAGAAAAAACAAACAACATGATTTATAAATATTTATAAATCAGGTGGTTGACTTTTGCGGAAACAAAAGTCAAAATAAAAGTGTATCTTTGTACATTATTTTAAATTATTCTTCATTTTGCATCAATTTAACAAACTCACAATTCGTGAGGTAGTTCTCCGGTTTAACCGCGAGTACAGTAACAGGCCAGCAGTGTCACTTACTGATTCCGCCCCCCTCACTTACCAGCAACTTACATCTGAAATCGCCCGTCTTCAGGTATTGCTTATCAATATGGGTATTCAGAAGGGAGACCGCGTGGCACTTCTCGGGTCCAGTTCTCCCAATTGGGTCATTTCCTATCTGGCAATCACCTCCATGGGTGCCATTGCTGTGCCCCTGATGCCGGAATTTACCCCGGCTGAAATTGGAAAAGCCCTTAATCATTCAGAAGCGAC carries:
- a CDS encoding cation:proton antiporter — protein: MLSIYLIAAFWLGIAVISTIFANRLRISMALMEIIFGTIVGYIAFKLNVTDKLSLNADWLKFLAGLAAIMLTFLSGTELNPDAMRKKFKEVTLVGLTGFFAPFIGAALVAYYLLGWDIKPSLLAGIALSTTSMAVVYAVMLEYGLNKTSFGKSVLGACFVNDLGTVIGLGLIFAPFTYKTLVFVAALLVAIFVVPPVTNFLIRKFAYKTAAIRTKWIIFLLLGFAVLALWSESEPVLPAYILGMLLAKTLEKDHLFIRRLRTMTIGFLTPLYFLRAGAFVSLPALVVAPIPFLVLFFTKVGSKIAGLYPVIRRFKKHRTEKWYYTLLMSTGLTFGTISALYGLSHGIITQEQYSYLVGVVIASAVIPTLIANRYFLPKHLLEKPVLDDQVPEPEDVHRKNKQHDL